In Mesorhizobium sp. M9A.F.Ca.ET.002.03.1.2, the DNA window TGCCGCGCATGTGGGGCGGCGTCACTAATGCCGCCGAACTGCGGGCCATTGCCGACGTGGTCGATAAGTTCGAGATCCCGATGGTCAAGGTCACCGGCGGCCAGCGCATCGACATGCTCGGCATTCGCAAGGAGGATCTGCCGGCGGTGTGGGCCGATCTTGGCCAGGCCGGCTTCGTCTCCGGCCAAGCCTATGCCAAGGGGCTGCGCACGGTAAAGACCTGCGTCGGTTCGGACTGGTGCCGCTTCGGCACGCAGGATTCGACGGGCCTCGGCATCCGCATCGAGAAGTTCATGTGGGGATCGTGGACCCCGGCCAAGGTCAAGATGGCGGTATCGGGCTGTCCCCGCAACTGCGCCGAGGCGACCTGCAAGGATGTCGGCGTGATCTGCGTCGATTCCGGCTACGAAATCCATTTCGCCGGTGCCGCCGGCCTCGACATCAAGGGCACCGAGGTGCTCGGCCTGGTCAAGACCGAGGACGAGGCGCTGGAGCATATCGTGGCGCTGACGCAGATGTACCGCGAGCAGGGCCGCTATCTCGAGCGCATCTACAAATGGGCCAAGCGCATCGGCAAGGAAGAGATCAAGCGCCAGATCATGGATGATGGCGAGAAGCGCAAGGCCTATTACGACCGCTTCATCTTCAGCCAGAAATTCGCCCAGGTCGATCCATGGTCGGAACGCGTCTCCGGCAAGGACAAGCACGAGTTTAGGCCGATGGCTTCGGTTGGGTTCGCAGAGGCGGCGGAGTGATCAAGATGAACTGGATCGCCATCGGCACCCTCTCCAACATCCCTCGCCGTGGCGCGCGCTGCGTCGCCACCCCCGAGGGGAAAATCGCGGTCTTCCGCACGGCGGACGACCAAGTCTTCGCCATTGATGACCATTGCCCGCACAAGGGCGGGCCACTCAGCCAGGGTATCGTGCATGGCGCGGCGGTGACCTGTCCCCTGCACAATTGGGTGATTTCGCTGGAAACCGGCAAGGCGCTTGGCGCCGACGAAGGCGCGGTGCGCACCATTCCGGTGCGGATCGAGGGCGATCGTCTGTTCATCGCGCTGGAAGCGCTGGCCAGCCGCGCGGCCTGAGCATGGAGATCGGCGAGGCGCGCGAGGTGAGGACCACCTGCCCCTATTGCGGGGTGGGCTGCGGCGTGCTGGCGAAGGTCGCCGCGGACGGTGAGGTAACCGTCCGCGGCGACCCTGACCATCCGGCGAATTTCGGCCGGCTCTGTTCCAAGGGCTCGGCACTGGCCGAGACGATCGGCCTCGACGGCAGGCTGCTCACTCCGGAGATCCACGGTCGCCGCACCGGCTGGGACGAAGCGCTCGACCTCGTCGCCTCGACCTTCTCGCGGACCATCGCCGAGCACGGACCCGACGCGGTCGCCTTCTACGTCTCGGGACAGTTGCTCACCGAGGACTATTACGTCGCCAACAAGCTGATGAAAGGCTTCATCGGCTCGGCCAATATCGACACCAATTCACGCCTGTGCATGGCCTCGTCGGTCGCCGGCCACCGCCGCGCCTTCGGCTCCGACACGGTACCGGGCAGCTATGAGGATCTGGAACTTGCCGACTTGATCGTGCTGGTCGGCTCCAATCTCGCCTGGTGCCACCCGGTGCTTTACCAGCGCATCGCCGCTGCCCGGGAAAAACGGCCCGACATGAAGGTGGTGCTGATCGACCCGCGCCGCACCATGACATCAGATATCGCCGACATGCATCTGGCGATCGCGCCCGACGGCGACGTCGCGCTGTTCACGGGCCTGCTCGCCCATCTTGGCGAACACGGCGTACTGGACAGCGCCTATATCGCAGCGCACACGAGGGGCTTTGACGACGCGATTGCCGTTGCTTCGATGCTCGACCTTGCCGGCATCGCCGCCGCCACGGGCCTCGGCGAGGACGAGCTTGGCCGTTTCTACAGCCTGTTTGCCGCGACGGCGAAGACGGTGACCGTTTACAGCCAGGGCGTGAACCAGTCGTCCTCGGGCACCGACAAGGTCAATGCCATCATCAACTGCCACCTCGCCACCGGCCGTGTCGGCAAGCCCGGCGCCGGTCCGTTCTCGGTGACCGGCCAGCCCAACGCCATGGGCGGCCGCGAGGTCGGCGGCATGGCCAACATGCTGGCTGCCCATATGGAGATCGAAAACCCCGGACATCGCGAGCGCGTGCAACGCTTCTGGAACGCGCCGACCGTTGCCCAGAAACCCGGCTTGAAGGCGGTCGAGATGTTTCAGGCGGTGGCCGACGGACGCATCAAGGCGCTGTGGATCATGGCGACAAACCCGGTCGATTCGATGCCGGATGCCAATGCCGTCGAAGCGGCCATCAAGGCCTGCCCGTTTGTCGTGGTGTCGGACGTAATGGCCAGGACCGACACAGTCCGCCACGCCCATGTCCGGCTGCCTGCCACCGCATGGGGCGAAAAGGATGGCACCGTCACCAATTCGGAGCGTCGTATCTCGCGCCAGCGCGCTTTCTTGCCAGCGCCCGGCGAGGCAAGGGCCGACTGGTGGATGATCGCGGAAGTGGCCAGGCGAATGGGTTTTGGCGAGGCGTTTTCGCATGCGTCGCCAGCGGAGATGTTCGCCGAGCACGCCGCGCTGTCGGCATTCGAGAATGATAGTGCGCGGGATTTCGACATCGGCGCCTATGCCGGGATAGATGCTGCGACTTATGCAGCGCTAGACCCGTTCCAGTGGCCAGCGCCGAGCCCAGGCACCCCCCTCTGGCCTGCCGGCCATCTCCCCCGCAAGGGGGGAGATCACCCTTCATTGCGGCCTTCGCAAATCGCCAACGTTGCAGAATGGGCGGCGAGCTCGACGCTGCCAATCTCCCCCCTTGCGGGGGAGATAGCCGGCAGGCCAGAGGGGGGTGCTCAAGCTGGACATAGCTCAGCCAGCACCCGCTTCTTCGCCAACGGCGGCTTCTACACGCCCGACCGCAAGGCGCGCTTCATCGCCGTCCGCCCAACGGCGCAAAACCGCATCAGCCCCGACTTCCCGCTGCTCCTCAACACCGGGCGGGTTCGCGACCACTGGCACACCATGACGCGGACCGGCAAGAGCCCGCGGCTGTCCCAGCACATGGCGGAGCCCTTCGTCGAAATCCACCCGGCGGATGCGCAGCATTTCGGCATCGGCGACGCCGACATCGTGCGTGTCTCGACCGCGCATGGGGAGGTGCTGGTCCGCGCGTTGCTGACGGCACGGCAGCGGTCGGGCTCAATCTTCGTGCCGATGCACTGGACCGACCAGTTCTCAGCGCGCGCTCGCGTCGATGCGCTGGTGGCGCCCGTCACCGATACGATTTCGGGCCAGCCGGCCTCTAAGAACGTTGCGGCCCGCGTGGAACGCTTCGCTGCCGTCGCTTTCGGCTTCGCGGTGCTTGCCGAACGGCCCGCGTCGGTCGATGCCGACTATTGGAGCCTCGCCCGCTGCGCCGCCGGCTGGCGCCTCGAGCTTGCGTTGAAGGCTGGCCGGGACTGGCCGGTTCTTGCGGCTTCGCTTCTCGGGGCGGACGCGATAGGCGAGACGCTCGCCTATCATGACGTTGCCGGCGGGCACTATCGCTTCGCCCGCTTCGCCGGCAGCAGGCTGGCTGGCGCGCTCTATCTGGCGCCAAAGCCGGTCGCCGTGTCGCGCAGTTGGGCGGTGGAGCAGTTGAGTGCGGACCATGCTGATCGGCGCGGGCGGCTCGTGGCCGGGCGGCCGGGTGGCAATCGCGTCGACCGTGGCGCCATCGTCTGCTCCTGTTTCGGGGTCGGCGCCAATCAGATCGCGGAAGCGGTGCGTGGCGGTTGCGTAAGCGTCGAAGCGATCGGCGCTACCCTGCATGCCGGCACCAATTGCGGCTCCTGCCGCGCCGAGATCAGGACGATTATCGATGGACGAAATCTTCAAGCGGCGGAGTGAATGCGCGGTCGCTGTTGAATTTCACGTGGCCGGAACGGTTCTGCCGCAAAGGCCGTCCCACCAAGCTGTCACCGCGCTGCTTTGACGCTTACCAGCAATTTACAACCGTGAGCTACCAAGGTCCCTGTTCGATTCGCCAAGGACAGGGAACGGTGGGACAGGGAACAGCATGAGCAAGACTCTCACTTCATTCGCACTGGTCGCCGTGCTGACGGGTTTGCTGATGGCGCTTAGCCTGGCGGTGGCCAGGCATGGCTATCCCTATGGCGCGATCGGCGCCAAGCGCCTGGACGGCATTGCCGATGCCGGGACGTTCATCCCGCTTGCGTCAGTCTATTTCTTCAGCGCGCTGCTGATGATGGTCTTGCCGATCAGAGCTGCCGGCATCGTCCTGACACATGCCGCCGATGCCATCTTTTGGGCGATGATCGTATTGTTCGCGACTATCATTGGCTGCCTCGCCGCCAGATGGGCTTCCGGTCAGGGCGGCATTTTGCCAGCACTGCTGAACTGGCGCTTCCTGTTTGTCGCAGCCGTCGTCGGATGCCATCTCTTCATGAACGAGCTGCGCCGCAACATCCTGCTGAGAAGCCTGTTCTTCGTCGTCTTCGCCGCAGCGACGCTGGCCTGCCTATTCTGGTCGTTCACCATCTAAGAAGTTCGCACAGGCGCTGGGTCTGGCGGCTCAGTTCTTGTCGACCGGCTTCGAACGCATGCGCGAAACAGTCTCGCGTTCGGCCCGCTTCGAACGCTTCGGCGGCAGGCCGCGGTCGATCAGGTCCATGTCTTCCAGCACCATGTCGCCCATGCGCTTGAAGGCGACGTCGAGCGCGCCGGCCCGATGGGCGGAGCGCAGGAAGCCGGGCAGCGAGCGCACGGGATGGTCCTGCGCCAGCGGTTCTTCCGGAAACACGTCGCTGGCGGCGACGATGTGGCCGCTGCGAACGGCGCCCATCAATGCCGGAAAATCGACCACGCCGGCACGGCTGAGCAGGATGAAGGCGGCTCCCTTGCGCATTCTGGCAAAGGCCTCAGCGCCGAGAAAACCCTGGTTTTCGCTGGTCACCGAAGCGACGACGAAGATGAAGTCGCTGTTCGACAGAACCGCATCGAGCGAGGCCGGCTCGACGCCGTTCTCGATAAGGATCGACGGCGGCAGCCATGGATCGAAGACCTTGGTCCGCGTGCGAAAGCCAGACAGCAGCCGGTTGAGCGCGCGGCCGAGATCGCCGAAGCCGATGATGCCGACATCCGCGCCGGAGAGAAGCCGCGCTGTCCGGTTACCGTCGCCGCCCCACAGCTCCTTGCCCTGCCGGAAGGCGAGATCGGCGTCGACGATGTCGCGGGCGAGGTTGAGCGCCATGGCAAGGCCGAGCTCTGCCACCGGCTCGGCAAAAACCAGACCCGTGGTGACGACATGGATGCCGCGCGAAAACAGCGTCTCATACGGCATATTGTTGATGAGATTGCTCTCGACATTGAAGATGCAGCGCAGCGCCGTCATCCTTTCCAGCGTCTCCGGCGCGATGGGCGGCTGACCGACGATGTAGCGCACCTCGGCGAGCATGTCGGCTGGGAGGGTCGCGACGTCTTCGGGCGTCGTTTCGACGATGCGGTATCTGGCGCGGAATCTCGCCAGTGCCTCGGGCGTGAAAATCAGGTCGAGCGTGCGCGGTTCGGGCGCGCTGATCACCAGCGGCAAGGCGCTGTTGGACATGACTATTCCTCCCGGCGCGATCCGCGTCGCACCTTTCAAGAATCATGTTTTGCCACCTCGACACCTAGCACATACCCGTCGAGGAGGAGAACTTTGCCGCCGGCGGCCTTGCGGTGAGGCGGCCGGTGGTCCAGATAGACGGCAATCGAAGGACGACAAGGAAGACAGCGACATGATCCCGTTTCGAAAGAACCTCATCGATGGCGAGTGGGTGGGCGATGCCGGCTCCCGCAACATAAACCCGTCCAACCTCGATGACGTGGTCGGCGAATATGCGTCGGGGGGCGCCGAGCAGGCCCGGCAGGCCATCGCGGCGGCGAAAGCAGCGTTTCCGGCGTGGTCCCGGTCGGGCCCGCTGGCGCGCCATGCGGTGCTGAAGAAGGCATCGGACGAAATCATCGCGCGGAAAGAGGAAATCGGCCGGTCATTGGCACGCGAGGAAGGCAAGACGCTGGTCGAGGGCATTGGCGAGACCGTGCGGGCCGCCCAGATTTTCGACTTCTTTGCCGGCGAGACGCTGCGCCTGTCGGGCGAGCTGGTTCCGAGCGTGCGGCCCGGCGTCGGTGTCGAGATCACGCGGGAGGCGGTCGGCGTCGTCGGCATCATCACGCCGTGGAACTTCCCGATCGCCATCCCGGCCTGGAAGATCGCCCCGGCCCTGGCCTACGGCAACACCATTGTCTTCAAGCCGGCCGACCTGGTTCCGGAGAGCGCCTGGACGATTGTCGACATCCTGCACCGCGCCGGCCTGCCGAAGGGCGTGCTCAATCTCGTGATGGGCAAGGGTTCGGTGGTCGGCCAGGCAATGCTCGATAGCCCTGACCTCGACGCCATCACGTTCACCGGCTCGGTCGGCACCGGCAAGCGCGTGGCTGCGGCGAGCGTCGAGCACATGCGCAAATTCCAGCTCGAAATGGGCGGCAAGAACCCGCTTGTCGTGCTCGACGATGCCGACCTCGGCACAGCCGTCGATTGCGCGATCAACGGCGCATACTTCTCGACCGGCCAGCGCTGCACGGCGTCGTCCCGACTGGTCGTGACGGACGGCATCCATGACCGCTTCGTCGACGCAATGAAAGACCGCCTGGGCAAGCTGGTTGTCGGCGACGCCCTCGATGCGAAAACCCAGATCGGACCCGTCGTCGACCAGAGCCAGCTGAAGCAGGACGAGGACTATATCGCCATCGGCCGCAAGGAAGGCGCCGATCTGGCCTTCGGCGGTGAACGGCTCGATCGCGAAACGTCCGGCTTCTACCTGCAACCCGCGCTGTTCGTCGAAGCCACTAACGCCATGCGCATTTCACGCGAGGAGATTTTCGGGCCCGTCGCCAGCGTGATCCGCGTCAAGGACTATGACGAGGCGCTTGCGGTGGCCAACGACACGCCTTTCGGCCTGACGTCGGGCATCTGCACGTCGAGCCTCAAGCACGCCACGCACTTCAAGCGCAATTCGGAAGCCGGTATGGTGATGGTCAATCTGCCGACGGCGGGCGTCGACTTCCATGTGCCTTTCGGCGGACGCAAGGGATCGAGCTACGGCCCGCGCGAGCAGGGTCGCTATGCGGCGGAGTTCTACACTACGGTGAAGACAGCCTACACGTTCGCCGGCTAATCAGGGTCCATAGCGCAGACGAACCGGGGCGGGCGAGCAACCGATGATACTTCGGAATGCGAACCTGACCTGGTTCAGCCCGCCGCGGTGCTGGCCGTCCTTTCGCAATCCTTGAGAGGAGAGTACAGAAACGACGCGTCAGCAAGGTACCTGCGTTTTATGCCGTCGAACGCTCCGCTCATCCTTTTCTACACATCCTTCTTCGGCAGGCCCGTCGACATCGCGGCCGTACCGCGTTGTGCGCTGCCGGTGCGGTGGACGCTCGATCGCAGACGCATCGCCGAGGCGACGGCGGTCGTCTTCCACATTCCGGATTTTCGCGAGATTGGCGACGCCCGCAAATATCCAGGTCAGCACTGGGTCGCTTGGTCGATGGAG includes these proteins:
- the nirD gene encoding nitrite reductase small subunit NirD, translating into MNWIAIGTLSNIPRRGARCVATPEGKIAVFRTADDQVFAIDDHCPHKGGPLSQGIVHGAAVTCPLHNWVISLETGKALGADEGAVRTIPVRIEGDRLFIALEALASRAA
- a CDS encoding nitrate reductase gives rise to the protein MEIGEAREVRTTCPYCGVGCGVLAKVAADGEVTVRGDPDHPANFGRLCSKGSALAETIGLDGRLLTPEIHGRRTGWDEALDLVASTFSRTIAEHGPDAVAFYVSGQLLTEDYYVANKLMKGFIGSANIDTNSRLCMASSVAGHRRAFGSDTVPGSYEDLELADLIVLVGSNLAWCHPVLYQRIAAAREKRPDMKVVLIDPRRTMTSDIADMHLAIAPDGDVALFTGLLAHLGEHGVLDSAYIAAHTRGFDDAIAVASMLDLAGIAAATGLGEDELGRFYSLFAATAKTVTVYSQGVNQSSSGTDKVNAIINCHLATGRVGKPGAGPFSVTGQPNAMGGREVGGMANMLAAHMEIENPGHRERVQRFWNAPTVAQKPGLKAVEMFQAVADGRIKALWIMATNPVDSMPDANAVEAAIKACPFVVVSDVMARTDTVRHAHVRLPATAWGEKDGTVTNSERRISRQRAFLPAPGEARADWWMIAEVARRMGFGEAFSHASPAEMFAEHAALSAFENDSARDFDIGAYAGIDAATYAALDPFQWPAPSPGTPLWPAGHLPRKGGDHPSLRPSQIANVAEWAASSTLPISPLAGEIAGRPEGGAQAGHSSASTRFFANGGFYTPDRKARFIAVRPTAQNRISPDFPLLLNTGRVRDHWHTMTRTGKSPRLSQHMAEPFVEIHPADAQHFGIGDADIVRVSTAHGEVLVRALLTARQRSGSIFVPMHWTDQFSARARVDALVAPVTDTISGQPASKNVAARVERFAAVAFGFAVLAERPASVDADYWSLARCAAGWRLELALKAGRDWPVLAASLLGADAIGETLAYHDVAGGHYRFARFAGSRLAGALYLAPKPVAVSRSWAVEQLSADHADRRGRLVAGRPGGNRVDRGAIVCSCFGVGANQIAEAVRGGCVSVEAIGATLHAGTNCGSCRAEIRTIIDGRNLQAAE
- a CDS encoding hydroxyacid dehydrogenase; its protein translation is MSNSALPLVISAPEPRTLDLIFTPEALARFRARYRIVETTPEDVATLPADMLAEVRYIVGQPPIAPETLERMTALRCIFNVESNLINNMPYETLFSRGIHVVTTGLVFAEPVAELGLAMALNLARDIVDADLAFRQGKELWGGDGNRTARLLSGADVGIIGFGDLGRALNRLLSGFRTRTKVFDPWLPPSILIENGVEPASLDAVLSNSDFIFVVASVTSENQGFLGAEAFARMRKGAAFILLSRAGVVDFPALMGAVRSGHIVAASDVFPEEPLAQDHPVRSLPGFLRSAHRAGALDVAFKRMGDMVLEDMDLIDRGLPPKRSKRAERETVSRMRSKPVDKN
- a CDS encoding aldehyde dehydrogenase family protein; this translates as MPFRKNLIDGEWVGDAGSRNINPSNLDDVVGEYASGGAEQARQAIAAAKAAFPAWSRSGPLARHAVLKKASDEIIARKEEIGRSLAREEGKTLVEGIGETVRAAQIFDFFAGETLRLSGELVPSVRPGVGVEITREAVGVVGIITPWNFPIAIPAWKIAPALAYGNTIVFKPADLVPESAWTIVDILHRAGLPKGVLNLVMGKGSVVGQAMLDSPDLDAITFTGSVGTGKRVAAASVEHMRKFQLEMGGKNPLVVLDDADLGTAVDCAINGAYFSTGQRCTASSRLVVTDGIHDRFVDAMKDRLGKLVVGDALDAKTQIGPVVDQSQLKQDEDYIAIGRKEGADLAFGGERLDRETSGFYLQPALFVEATNAMRISREEIFGPVASVIRVKDYDEALAVANDTPFGLTSGICTSSLKHATHFKRNSEAGMVMVNLPTAGVDFHVPFGGRKGSSYGPREQGRYAAEFYTTVKTAYTFAG